In candidate division WOR-3 bacterium, one DNA window encodes the following:
- the nusB gene encoding transcription antitermination factor NusB, which produces MTNRRLARESALEVLYRLDLVGDEPENTISEILLRKNPSDEAETYLRRLVDAALGRQQETDAVLRRHLTRWRLERLTVLDRAILRLAAAEILYFDDVPPKVSINEAVEIAKKYGDDEAGKFVNGVLDGVFQESDPSH; this is translated from the coding sequence ATGACCAACCGCCGACTGGCTCGTGAGTCCGCGCTCGAAGTGCTGTACCGGCTCGACCTGGTCGGCGACGAGCCGGAGAACACGATTTCCGAGATACTGCTGCGCAAGAACCCTTCGGATGAGGCCGAGACCTATCTGCGCCGGCTTGTGGATGCGGCGCTGGGACGCCAGCAGGAGACAGATGCAGTTCTGCGCCGGCACCTGACGCGCTGGCGGCTCGAACGGCTGACCGTGCTGGATCGTGCCATACTGCGCTTGGCGGCGGCGGAGATCCTCTACTTCGACGACGTTCCGCCCAAGGTGTCAATAAACGAGGCGGTGGAGATAGCGAAGAAGTACGGCGACGACGAGGCCGGCAAGTTTGTCAACGGGGTGCTCGACGGTGTCTTCCAGGAATCGGATCCGTCACACTAG